ACGGGTCAGCACGACTACCTTTCTTAGGTACAGGCTGTACGTTTGCAAGCTTCCAAGACTCGGGGACTTGGCCCGATCTCAGGGAAAGACGATACAGGCGTGTTAGTACTGGAGACAACTCAGGCGCACAAGTCTTCAACACAATCGCTGGAACTCCGTCCGGCCCACTAGCTTTGTTCACGTCCAGACAGCGTAGTGCTTTCAATACCTccttttgatgtatttttacttCGGCCATTGAAGAACCAAAGGAAGGTAAGGAGGGAGGCTTAGCGGCGCCAGCATCCAGACGCGAATTTTCAGCAAATAGAGAGGCAAACAAGTTTGCCTTTTCTTTAGCTGTATGTGCCAGTGATCCATCCGGCCTCAGCAATGGAGGTAAAGAGGGGCGACAGAAATTCGACTCCACCGACTTTGCCATGATATGTACTTGGattcaatgtatttttaaatgtgtattATGTTTCTAATGGTTGCCTTTCTTTTGGGATACTATCGCAGGTTTTACTTATTTGAGTTTAAGAGAACTTTGTATGATaatcaatgtaaataaatgatatataaTTTTACATTGGGAAAATACTGAATAATCTCAGCACAACATAAGACcttaacaatacatttacacagttaaagtatattttttaatagttgtCTGCCTGATTTCTTGCAACATTTTAGTAATTTGGCAAAATAATCAGATTGAAAATGTAGCATTTACACTACCAATGTTTTCTAAACGTTTATTACTATAGGTTCCCTCCGCGACACTCTAATCAGCCTGTCAGTGCTAGTGGCAAGTGTGGTGTCCATGAATGAGTTCCTGCTAGTGGACATACTACATAAAGACCCCTCCAGCATAGCTGACACTGTGGTAAGTTCCATCATATTATTATCAGTACCAAAATAGCTATTAGGTAAATTCATGGCTGGTGCAGCATGGTGTTTGTGGACATTAACTTATAGTAGAGCTAAACTTAGGTGATTTTTCGGGTTTCGACCGTAAGGTTTTAAACAAAGTAATTGTTATTACCAAAACGATAGCAAAAAGAAACAAgtccattttaaaaagtaattttattgtaaaatgtcatGAGGTtcaaatttatacatataacagTTTTACCCGGGTAGTTTATATCCGGGTTCAACCACCCGACTATCTTTCATAACCAAAAACGTATGTATGAGCTGTCATATGTATTGTCATCAATCATGCAGAGTTTTTATGTAGATACGTGTTTATGTTCATTGGTTTTTGGTTTACCAGCAACTGTTTACACTatgattaatattataaacgCCACAAACatcaactaaaaataaaaaatacatttacgaATACCGTTTATATTAAAACTGCGGACATTTACTATAAAAGTGGATAGGTATCACTAACTTTGAGCTATACatgatagattttttaaattgatgtgCTGAGTCAAAGTGTATATACATTATGTGGCTACTGCTATTTACTACCTTGCATAACTTAGGGACAGGTGAGTTGCTGCTTTAGCAAATCTACCACCTTAGCTGAATCTATACTGCGTGAAAACTTTAGGTCGtctacatacataaaaaaaatccagtgTCTATATCAGTCTGTATATATCATTATTAAAGATATTGAACAAAGTTGCTCTATATGTTAAATAAGGCTCCAACCAAGGCAATAACTTCATTAGCAAAAGATTGTGGCGAACTTTGTTGAAAGCCTTACTAAAATCTACACAGATTTTAAATGATGTTGTATGTTGTATACACATACAACATCTATTTGCTTGCCGGAATCTATTGCATCATAGATAGGAATTCTGCAATTTTTATAAAGTTAGAAGTTATAGATCTACCACTGACAAATCCATGTTTGAATTTGGACACGCGAGCAGATAAGCGACTCGAAAATCTTTGTAAACATACTAAGTATGGAGATAGGTCTATACTTGAAAATAGTGGTGTCGTCACCAAAGTTAACAAAGTTTATTGAATAATAGCGATATTTTATACGAGCGGAGTCTGTAACCTTGGATTGCGTGTGAAAGTTATACCCTTATTGAGATggggaaataataatatataaacacagCGTTGAAGACTCCAAACAGAGTGGACCGACATTCCGATCAACATGGTAGAGGTAACAACCGTTCGATGAGGACAGagcagagagcctaccgcgaaccccacgttcgacgtgttggctccccgtcatacttacgtacaaatttgcaagtgcgacagagaggcaacacgtcgaacgtgtttcgcggtaggccctcagcacacgacCGCGGTCGCTGTTTGAGACGTCTTTCGGTTGTTGGAAGGGACCAATGTCGTCCAAAATTACCAGACACAAAATGACCTCTTACTACGCAATTAGAGTAAGTGTTTCTCGACTTCTGAAACAGAAGTTGTAAAAATATTGGgtatatataagtacctataatattacCCCTGAGGCTatatttgcatttgaaataCAACTATTAATGTGGACTACTTTTGAAATAAACAGACAGTATTCTTAAAAACATAAACTATATAGCTTCAGATTAATCTGACTAATGACATAAGCatgtatgttattaaataatgatAACGGGGCACGCGTCCATGAGTCCATTTATGAAAGACTGGGCTCATCTAAATAGGTCATGTGGGGAAGCAGATTACGTTATCTGAGTAGTGGGGTTAGCCTGGATAGTTACTCTACGTGTATATTGGTCTATCTATGCTATAAAAGTTTCGTATAATTGAGGGGAGTTACCTACATACAGCTAAATCTAGTACTAATTGCAAAACTAGTTGAGAATGAACGAATAAATGTGATTTGAGATCACTATAGGTATTTAAGCTAACTTACTTAAGCTAAATACTTTCAAGAAACGTTTTAGTAATCATAGGTGACTGTTTAACTTGCTATCGGAAAAATGATACCTATTACTTAATTTCAAAATCTCGTTACAAGATATGTTACTGTGTGCCTGATCTCTCTCATGCTAAACCGATATCTACATCTGAATATTGTGGTCGGTCTGGATAGTTACTCTACGTGTATCTCATCATCAAGTCTATTGTGTAGGCGTAAAGCGATTAACAGCTTATATGGATTGGATTGTGGTGTTACTCTTTTATTCACGTGTTTCAGCACGAGCTCCTGTACTTATCAATATTATCAGTCTGTATACGTACAGTATAGACGTTCTTTCAGGAACAAAACTGATATTTGTCTATTCTAGAATATAattaacgaaaaataaaatatggtaccatttttttcgTCCGACTGGCCAAACCCATGATGTTCAATGCGATGTCAggacaatcaatcaatcaatcaaaactttattgataaaatatagttattttacatgtcaactcATTATAAtgcgccgtgtggtgccggcgttagaatagcaccaccccatctcgtcccgtgggtgtcgtagaAGGCGACTAAGGGAGAACCGACgtatgggcagcagcgtccgtcgtGTATTGTACCAACACCTACTGCGGTCGGTATTTCGCATTCTCAACttaaactaccaaacaaaccCCCATCGTAAAGATCAAACCCCCATCATCTCAAACttgccgtgtggtgccggcgttagaatagcaccaccccatctcgtcccgtgggtgtcgtaaaaggcgactaagggataaccgacggacgggcagcagcgtccgttgagtgCATTATTTACttctactgcggtccctccaaaCACAACCAATtctaccaatttaaaaaaactaaactatttCACTATCAAACATCCAAACCAAACCAACAACTCCAACCAAccaaattaaactaaatttcaCATTAATCATAACAAACATAACCTTTACCAACTAAAAATCTAACGAAATCGCAACAACTAATTCACAAATTCCAACctgggcccatggccgcccgtagtcaatgcggggaccatgggtccaccTTAACTCATgacaacaacgccgggtcttcaactcgagcatcaccattgttcttgactgatggtgatgccggacccggcatcgcataaaacatATACACCTTTTCGCGTAAGTCaccgcgggcacagggtcgcccgtatccctagcgagggccctgtgtcctCACTCGACACATAttaaccttttaaaaaaaaaaaaaaaaaactcattataatatatctatttaatcgcacattattattttatagatgaaaacattatttacacaatataattatttcaaagttcattatcattacgggtcgaattattttaacttattttaaaaataattaatcagatttatataatattgaaatataataaaaaaatttaatgcacaaaaaattttttacagtacatatggggctactttatagcactagtgcgagaagtagcatattatgttactgtgtcgaacatttaaagggccatatgtactgtaaaacgttgtacgatacatgtgcgaataggtaattcgcaactcgtgtcgatttaaaacactcccttcggtcgtgttttaatttatcgccactcgtttcgaatttcctatttttcgcacttgtatcgtaatgtactattttaagtgtaacttatttctatcacatgcaattaattataaatattttgttttaagtttaaaataactaaatagtttaataaataacaatcttACGCTACTTAATAGCTATTATACTTCGTATTTACATTGATCTTGGGCAAGTAATCAGGTGGTCTCAGATGGCCGAAAGAAATCATTTACAGAGTATAGTGCATCCGTAATCACCTTAAGCTTTAGTTTGTTTTCAAACGTTCTACTACTTTCTTATATCATCCGGTATCGCATTATACACTCTAGGGCCAATTGAGTGCAGAAGTTTTTTAGATTTTGCCAGTCTAGTCAGGGGTGGTCGCAATTTATTTCGCTGCCTTGTGTTGCGATTATGAACGTCCCCGTATGTTGAGAATTGGTCTAAGTGCGTTCGTACGTATTTTGCAATTTCCAGGATATACAGACTTGGCAGTGTCAGAATCTTGTACTCCTGGAACAATTTTCTTGCAAAATCAATTTTGGACAAAATCGTTATTCATTTAAAACGGACCCGGTCGCACGAGGGGACCTTAACACTGCATTTTAGTCAtctaatttaaaactaaaaatagatATTGTGAATACAcaactagtacagtcagcatctaaGAGTGACGACCAAAATGGCCGAATATGTCGAAACTCATCcttatttctatggtaacaAAGGTGTGTAACTATCTATTTGATTCTAACTGAACAATATGTGTAGATTCTGTAGATGTTTTGAATTGATTAATGGCACAAtaaatagtactaccgtacagaaatgactcttcctacaaaaccgaagtttgacagcgatttagtgacgaatcatgctgtctctttctaatgtatgtcactatccctttcggcaatttagggttgtcaaaatttaagTCTTATCTGTGGCCGTGCACGCATAGgtacgtcaagttgtgccagccctaataattgctcggagacCGAACATTCTCTGCTCACATAAGTTAAAAGTCcacacctcgacattggcagaatccaccttgctaaattagcgaggagtaaaagccatttatggaaaaagaaaaaaaaaattgctcggagcaatgctgagccgaacggagccgagaattcCCGAAAGGAGGAATGTCGTCCCACTGGTTATGGGCTACACGCTTACACGTGTCATTGTCATGTTTATAGCCGCAGATAAAGACATTCTGACTAGTAAATAGTGTAAATACTAACACTGAATCCATAACGATAAGTGCGATTATAGGTCAATTTGGATAGAGACTATTGGTTGTCGATTGTTCAATAATCTTATATAAATGTTTACATATAAGATATTACGCCGTATGTCGACTATGTATGACCACTAGGTATTTCTTGgtattaaatatataggtatattttcccGACAGCCAAAAGTACCACTGTTTTCGAATTCAATTGTTGcagtttgttagaagaaatGTTGCAACACGTTTTACTAACATGATTCCTTATTGTTATTACGGAAAGGGATTAAAGTTATTTACCATACATACAGGGCGTTTATTTAgtaacctgcaataatttatgggtGAATATATAAGGTCATACtgatcaacttttactatggaagcAACCCCGAAATCAGGAAAAATTGTATTCTTTTCCATAGAacatgtcaaggtcagacagccaaaatgtatgaaatagctaatatttttttcgcgatttcgggattggtcccatagtaaaagttacttagtatgacctatatattcaccccgtaaattattgcaagtgactaaataaacacccgtATGCATGGCGAacttaaatgtaataaaactaTGTCGACGACTAAAACTATAACATCGAGTGACAAAAAAAGTTCATCCATATACGAAATACCCTTAacttatatattacttcgtaatgCCAGACCTTACGGGCGATACGGAGTGGGCCAGTAAATTGGGGTCATAGGAgtttacatactcgtataaaagtttgtttgttcctagttgcgttagactgcacgactgACTCGCATTGGTTGCGCACAACTACATTTGACACCAACGTACTGGCCCACTATACCGCttgtaaggcccgtctttacaAAGTAATTTATAAGTTAATGCTTAATATATAGTACATTATTTAATTCTTTACAGAAATGGAAGAAGCTGTCAATAGTAAACTTCGCAAGCAACAACATAAAGGACATGGACTGGGCGATCAAACTCGTCCCAAAACTGCAGCATCTCAGTTTATCCTCCAACAAGCTCTCCGAGCTGTGCGACGTGTCCTGCCTTCACGAACTCAGGGTCCTCAACTTGTCAATGAACAACTTCCAACTATGCGAGAGCTGGCACTCCAAAATAGGTAACATAGTCAAGATAGATCTCTCACAAAACAAGGTGGAATCTCTTCAAGGATTCTCTAGACTATACTCCTTAGAAAGCTTGGATTTAAGCTGCAATTGCGTCACAGATGTTGAAGAGGTACAGCATATCTGCAAACTGCCGGTTTTAGAGTATCTATGGCTCACGGCTAATCCCGTAGCGTCGACCGTAGATTATAGAGTTAAAGTTTTGGAGCAGTTTAATGCGAGGATGGAAGAGATTTGCCTAGATAATGAAAAGGCGTCAGGGAAAGAGCTGGATACAGCCAGGGTACTGCAGGCCTTAAGGGTGGTGAAAGAGGGGAAGACTCCGAGCTTTCTGCAGAATAATAACACTACCCACTGTTTTAATAGGAGTTGACAGTTAGGTTTGTAAATAGAACAACTTGATGTGTATAttggaattattttttataaattaaagttAACTGACTTAGCCGGTTAGTAATTATTTGGACAtttgttatataaatattattcattgtatttctaaattGTTGTGAAGTCTTGAAAAGCCTGTAAAAACTTGTTGAATCAGatataatttgataaatattattatagactTACAACACGAGAATTTTAAACGCGTGTCTTTTATAACTGTACCGTGTTattcctgttttattttttcttatggtGTATTTACGTCAATTTTACCGTGACGCTAAATcggtgtaattataatctcgtTAATGTgcgtgataataaataaataagaataatattgtGCATCTTGGTGCTTGAGCACTAATGATAAATTTGATGTAATAGCGAGTATGTTAGATCAATACGATGATATTATTGTGACCTAGTTAAAGATTTTAGTTATAGAAAAACGAATACTAAGACGTTTGTAATTTTAAAGCCGCAGATTTGACCCGTAAGGCAGATGGCGCTATACAGGGGCATAATTTAcggggtacagtcagcataaaaatatacagtgacggccaaaattttcaaatatatcGTAATCCGCCTTTGTTTCTATAGAACTAAGAATTTGTACCGCTATATTTCACAATTTTAGCTGACACCatatatttgacgctgactaaAATAGGGTAAATACGTTCT
The nucleotide sequence above comes from Cydia pomonella isolate Wapato2018A chromosome 2, ilCydPomo1, whole genome shotgun sequence. Encoded proteins:
- the LOC133532421 gene encoding nischarin; amino-acid sequence: MSSFVNHRNEASVSVDQTSSKETVTYYRITVKVGPVHWNVLHRYNDFVELHDKLVSNHGVAKELLPPKKVIRNKTPKFVEQRREALDVYLKNVFNYLKLSMPYEFAHFLDMHLYDIFFLLQDLAKTLFLEGDKLLENEKSHKFTPMQLHAISERLKMACPATEKQDQMYDFSHILDYCSQLRALNIEGSYEKLGTSTIVPNELQFDLVPFKSLQELSILGVPMGCIQSVGSLRDTLISLSVLVASVVSMNEFLLVDILHKDPSSIADTVKWKKLSIVNFASNNIKDMDWAIKLVPKLQHLSLSSNKLSELCDVSCLHELRVLNLSMNNFQLCESWHSKIGNIVKIDLSQNKVESLQGFSRLYSLESLDLSCNCVTDVEEVQHICKLPVLEYLWLTANPVASTVDYRVKVLEQFNARMEEICLDNEKASGKELDTARVLQALRVVKEGKTPSFLQNNNTTHCFNRS